The following coding sequences are from one Leguminivora glycinivorella isolate SPB_JAAS2020 chromosome 7, LegGlyc_1.1, whole genome shotgun sequence window:
- the LOC125227829 gene encoding uncharacterized protein LOC125227829: protein MSLSLGTGDSVAVPTAAVSVKQAPQIPATGSQSTQQVWHRRLSHLNARSMELLRKEVPEGAWNSTSDHGSKVISSERSRGARDKKRYGESQVHASGSRLEEGILGRSGQHRRLP, encoded by the exons ATGTCTTTGTCTTTGGGTACAGGTGACAGCGTAGCGGTGCCTACTGCTGCCGTGAGCGTGAAGCAAGCGCCACAGATCCCTGCTACTGGAAGCCAGTCAACACAACAAGTTTGGCATCGACGTCTATCTCATCTGAACGCCCGCAGTATGGAGTTACTGAGAAAAG AAGTTCCTGAAGGCGCATGGAATTCGACATCAGACCACGGTTCCAAGGTCATCAGCTCAGAACGGAGTCGCGGAGCGCGCGATAAGAAGCGTTACGGAGAAAGCCAGGTGCATGCTTCAGGAAGCAGGCTTGAAGAAGGAATTCTGGGCAGAAGCGGTCAACACCGCCGTCTACCTTAA